In the genome of Thunnus albacares chromosome 8, fThuAlb1.1, whole genome shotgun sequence, the window TTATAATTATGCTTTAAAATTACATAACATGCTCCTGGCGTCAGGCTTCTTTAGATATATAATCACTAATGTttttgaaagtgttcaaattTTTCTAATCACTGTCCTTTAACCTctattgtctttgtttgtgtatgaCTGCAAATGCAAAAACCACATTAAAAAAGCAGGAGCGATATGATGATATGCGGCACCGATGTTACTCTCTAAGTTGATGTTTTGACAACCACTTATCTTCTCTTCAGAACTTAAAGGAGTATCATTATCTTTCTATTATCCTCAAGAACAAAATTATCCAAACAgaataaacaagcaaaatgaataaacatatgaaaaatgtatgtattattacattactgcCATATATTACCAGTGAGTCAGTGAGTATATGGTACACTCTGGGGTTAATTTACCACACTACTAGAAGTAAATCAGGCTTAAAGAGACATGTAAAATCAATAGGAAAACATTCAGTGCATTATTGGGTAAATTTCAACCTTTTCATAAAAACCTAActataaaaatgtttacaaGAGCAATGAAGAGGTGATGTTATTCAGTTCAACAATTACAccaaaaaaatcagagaaataataaaaagagggTAAAAGGACAACAGATATTAATagtgttaaaagaaaaaacagttgtaGTGCATCATGTGGTTAATTACCCATGACTCTTAATAACATCTGGGttagaaagagaaacacatgtttAACCTTTGAACACAGCATGTTCTAAGGTCAAATGTTCCTGCTTCTGTGTGGTATAAAGccacaaaatataaatgtgtgtcaCCGCAGCTAAACCTCCTCTGATAATTCTTAAAATACTCTCTCATGAAACAACATCATATCATTTAAAGTATAAGAGGAAGATAAGGATCAAACACTCACTGCTGTGATGAACTTGGTGCCTTGGGGTTCGAGATCTTCATCTTTCTGGAATATCGAAGGAGATGCCATGGAGGAGGGAGGTGTGGAGGAGCACAGGAAGGAAGAGGGCTCATTGTTGTTGTAGGAGTCCATGACGATGGCGGGGTGCCCGGGTATGGTGAGGGTACTCAGCCCTGTTACACTGTCACTGGAGGTGCACTGGGAGGATGTCTCTGAGCTCTCAGTTACTGTCACAGAATATATAGACAAAAGTACAGTTCTTTAATGCTGGATGCTGTGAGACATCAGTTAACACCACATGCAACATAGAAATCCATTTATTCCCTATTAAGGCAAGTGTTCAAAGAAGTTTACTTAGTGCTTGGGTGGTTGCCAAGTCTGTCAAGGGCTTTATgtatgaaaatagaaaatttCAGACTTTGGCGACTCCTAGTGGCaacaacaagcaaaaacaacactgtggcAGATTCAATGCAAAGCAATCAATTCTCATAGAAATGATACAGACAAGGACTGTGTAACTCATTGTTTTAACagattttcacagaaaaatatgaagATTTCTTAAAAGGAGCAGATCGCGTTAGAttattgttttttcctgttaCATGAGGACACTGATTAGAGCAGTTTAAATCAAATTAGGGTCTTGTATAACACTGACTCTTGAGAAAATACATTCagtaagaaaaagtaaagaagtGACAATAAACAGTTAAACTACAGTGTGCTTACACTAAAAAAGGTAATTataaaatcttattttcatagaaTTTTCCTGTATCAGATGCATCATAAAAATCAGGATTAACACATGTACATTCCCTGactttttttgtaacttttttactacagtaagaaaaatagaGGCTTACACATAGAGGGCTGGCTGCCAGTGTCCTGCTCCAGCTCATCTTCTTCTATGCAGTCGTAGGGCCACTGGCCAAAGGAGGGAACACTGGCCATCGGGTACGGATGTGTGAGTGGGTGAGAGGGTGAGGAGTACAGGTGGAGATTGAGTGATCccagcagagaggaggatgactggctgctggaggaggaggtgctgcTGTTGGAGATGGTGGAGTGGGGTCTCTTGAATGAGGTGGCGTGCTCAAATGAGGACACTGCGATGGATGCTCTTGTCCTAGACTCTGTTAGTAGAGACAAAAAGAGTATGAGAGGGATGAAAAGGAAACTAACTGTATTGTATGAAAAGTCCTGTGGCTGTTAATGGCAAGACATGAATCTTTTTGTTTAGGTACCATGAAACCATGAAAGAGAATTTATGCAAAATAGTTTACTGCGGTTGTAATGACACTTAGATTACATGTGGGGTGTTTACTTAAGAAACCCTCAAAATACTTTTTGCAACAGAACATCTGTAAGcaagtttttgttgtttcagcaAAGAATatgaggtaaaaaaataaataaatattcgAGAATAAACACATGCTCAGGCTGAAATAAAAGCGCACAAGAGCAGCTCACCTGACCCCTTCATTATATAGTCAATGGCTCTGTCACTGATGGCTGCGTCACTGGGCTTAATGTCCATGAAAGGTTTACTTCCAATCCCCATGGAAACCATCTCCTGCATGCGCAACTCTGCAATCCAAATATATGGACATCTTTTATGATAAATAAAGGACAACAAAGGATATGAACATCACTTTGAAATTCAGATCAATATTCATATTACATGGTAAAAGGAATCATTTGTGTAAAACTATAAAATCTGACAAAGAAACACACCTCTGTTTCTGAGCGCCTGCCTCCACAGGATCTTGCCTATGATGGCGGTCCACACAGCCTTGACCTCCACGGAGCTGGCTTGGAGTATAAATGTGTCCTGCGACTTCCTCCGACGGAACCAGATCTCAAAGCGCAGCCCGCTGTCTCCGACGTTTTCAGTCATACCTATCTCTGCTGTCTAaatagaaaagaacaaaaaccaaaccataacatttattgtatttatacaAGCAGTCTATAAACTGCCCGCAAAAATTCTGCCAATCCTCAAACAACAGATTCTTACTTTGAAGGATTGTTTATAGATGTAAATGTCATATCCTCCTTCGATCTTTTTGGTCTTGCTGAAGAGGATGAGGTCTTCAAACAAGAAGACGTGGCGGAGGTATTTCCTCCGTCCACACCAGACTATGAACTCATCCTGGCAGCGGAGTTGACTCTGCTCTTTTAGGTTCACCTGGAGAGGAAACACGGGCGTTCACGTGCGTCACAGAGAACAATACAAATCCTGGTGGGACACTGACCTCACTCTTCTGCATACATGACAAAATGACCTCCAGTTCAAAAATAGTTAATGGTTTTAATGACTTCTGTCTTGTCACGTTGTCTTATAATAACCATATGTGGTATTTGTCCTTGTCACTGAcatcaaaataataatcatgGGAGCACATGGCTCTGTGCCTGTGTACTTACATCACAGCCCCGAATGGCATCCATAGCCAGCAGGTCGTTGCCATGGCGAAGCTGAAATTTGACCATTTCCTCAGCGGTCCGCAGGTCACTCAGCTCCTGCTCCTGGGAATGGCTGCACTCCTTGATCAAGTCTTTCAGCAGCAGGGCATATTTACTCATCCTCTGGATCGGCTTCAGCAAGTAAGACGCCAGGTCCATCTTGTCCCCGAGCTCCATCTGCTTATTCTggacacagacactgacagaaTTAATACTGAACAATCATACTGTAGGTACTTCTGTTTACTTATATATTGTTTACAACTGAGTGATAAGCTGGTTAATGTTGAGCCTTAGAGGTTATTGGCTACTTAATGTTGAACCTGTGCATCTGTGTTGAGTGTTTGAAGTGTGTGTTAGAGCCAGGGTTTTTGAGgcaaatattgatattgaaaaATGATATATCAgccattatttgtttttaaataaacaagttttttttaagaatctCATAAATTGTGGTACATTTTTAACTtctcagtgctctctggtggacaaactatgtaatggcAACACAGTTTCTATATATTTCAGAAACATTTCTGGTGTTTCTGTACTGTAATAGTTTATTTTGTCATACAAGCCTTATAatatcacattttcatgataataTCGACCAAGTTGATGTGTTGTTCTGGCTCCAGTGTGTATGTATTGTTTGTGAACCATTTGTTTTAGCAATCAAAGTTGCACCCTTCCTTGTTTTTTGGACGCAGTAAGTTGGTTCAGTGTTGACCCTGGGACCTGTCACTCTGTGATGAATGTAACCAGAGCCAGAGTTTCCAGACGCACCTTAAAGAATTCGTTCCCATGGCTGCTGAGCAGAGCGTCGGACTGGGGCTTATTCTTGCTGTACAGAGCATACATTCCAAACTGATCCTCCTGCACACAAGATTAGCAAGTTACAACACCGACTACAGTAAAAAGCGTGCGCTACAAAACACTGTGAATGATTCAGCTTACAagagactgtaaatgtatttgtatggATTCTGCGATCCATTATATTCATTTTGACACTGACATTAAGTAGGCATGCAAACTGTAATGAAACAGTGAGATAGTGAAACCATGACACTGCACTGGAAATATTGCACAAAGTTGTTTTGAGAAAAGTGAGGTCAACACATCATTACAGTCACTATAGATGGGAGACTGTTTTTAAGTTGTCAGCGTGCAGCCTCAGGTcatgctgactgtgtgtgtctgaactcACGTGTCTGAGAAAACAGCTACTGATGGATAAAGGGGAGTGGGCGCACGACTCCAAGTCTTTCAGGAAGTACTGGCTGTGGAAGTCCCACAGTTTCTCCACATTCCCAAAAATGATGCTGCGCTTCCCCCGCAGATCCTGCGGCAAGTCTAGGCGCTCCATCTCGGGGAAATAGTGCTCGATGATGTAGCTCAGAGAGCGAACGTACTCCCTCTCTGTGGAAATCATCTCATCCATGATGTGCTGCACTTTACTGGGGAACAGAAAGACATGATAAGGTATACATGATGAGATTTTACAATACATTATTATAAAGagtacacatatatacagtgaTAAGGATTAATATGATACCAGACGACTTTAGgtaactgacaaaaaaaataaaaaaacacaaattttatGATTAATgaattgttaaaataatttatcaagcgaaaaaatgccaaacactcTTTATAAAtaagtattttatttgttcattatgAATAGAAATTCAAGATTTCATGGTTTAAGGCTTTGTTATACAGAGTTatcaatttgaagatgtcatctcGGGCTATGTGAAACTGGGATGgccatttttcacaattttcacattttacagtttaaatgtttaatagataaattatatattatataatatataatgagcagattaatcaatgatcgAAATATTTTAATTGTAGCTATAATTAGTATTAAGACCATATTATCACTATATTAATACAGTATAATTATGACCATGACTAATGTAACTATAACTATGACATATTAGACTGCAGGatagacaaaataacagaaacaccaTAAGATGATTCTGTAGAGAAGGGTCGTACTCCTTAGTTGGTCATTAAAATCATGGTATAGAGTGTTTTTTTGTGGTATTATTTTGTTGATGCCCTATACATAccataatattataattaatacTTAGAATCAACAATTAACTTCCTCACCTGCTCCGTTTCTTGCCGTCTCCTTCACTGTGTCTGTTATGGATCCTGGAGGGCGTTGACATGCTGCGGCTGCGCCCTAACGCAGGGCTCATCACATCAGGTCTCTGCAGCTTCTTCTCCGCAGACACATTATTGGCCACCTCCAGACCCTTGATGTACACACCCGTATAGCCATGAATGTGGCTGGCATCTGAGTGGCCACTGTCCCTTTGGGTCAACTCATAGCTCATGGTCTTCTTCATGATCTTCTTCATCGGCTGTTTACGGAGGCGGGCTGCCCCGGAGTAGGTGGGCTCAGAGTGGCAGGAGACGGTCGAGTCTATGGTGCAGTCGCTGTCCGTGTCGTCAAACATGGATGGACTCTGCCTCAGTTTGCTATCAGGGGGAAAAGTAAAgtgtgaggaggaagagattgAACTAGAGGGGCTCTTGGAGAAAGGTCCAGCAGAATGAGGCTTAGCGTCCTCAAAAGTCAGTGGTGTAACTACCCTGCTGGAGAAAGCGGGCACTTCAGGTAAGAGCACACATCCGTTAGCTCCAGCCTGTTCTGGTGTAGCAATCTGGCTTTCCACAGTTTTTAAACAAGCCGCCGTATCAACATCTGTGGAGTTCGAGGTTGCTGCCATGGCTGTGGCCAAAGTCTCTTCCAGCTGCTGCTTGGTCTGCTGACATTTATGCCACACAGTGTtccactgctgcagctgctgaggaCTCTCCAGGGAGAGCACCATGTCATTCAGTGTGCTGAAGTTGTCCATGGAGAACTTGGATGCCTCGGAGCAGTAATCCTGCAGGATCTGCACTACGGCAGGTGAAAGTCCAACACCTGAACTGTCCAGGCTCAGCTGACAGAAGTAGTCCTGGCAGTGCTCCATCCACTGATTTGCCTATAGATGTTGAAAGAGTGTTGAGGTACTTTAGCATCAGAATCCATCTTTTAGTATATTCCTCCTACATTTTCCGACATTCATAAAGGTTTTGAATTTGTCTTCTTTGAAACTCAGTGTAAAGCAATCTGGATTAAAGTATATGCTTAATCCTAAAATGCTCAAGTAAAACGTAACATCACTTTTGACAGAATACAGACTTCAATACTTACAGAGTCATAGAACTCATACAGGTTGGTTAGGATGTCTAGCTGGGTCTTCCTCCGCTCCACTCTGCTCAAAGTGGAGCCCAGATGCTGCTTAAAGTCAATGAAAACAGATCCTGGAAGAGACTCCGGAGACTCTTTCACTAGCTGCAGGCCATGCCTTTGCTGGTGCTGTCAAAACAAGGGCAAGACTGATCAATTTAGCGCCTTCTGAAAAAGCTGATATAAGGATGATTAAGTGTTTTATGTTCTCAGTTATTGTCAAAGCATTTACCACTGACTCCTCCAGGAACTGGTCCAAACTCTTTCTCATCTCCTTTATTTTGGctgcagacaaagttagtgattCCAAAGGTGTGAGATGCTTCTCTCCCTCAACACTGAACCACAGTTTgatctgaaaaaagaaaatattattaatgGACTGAGGACTGTATTATGTAGAGAGGGTGGGGTAGATCTGCAACAATAATTTGAACTCACTTGTTGTGTTTGCTCCTCAAACTTGTGTACCTCCAGAAGACTCTCTAACTGTTTCTGAGACTTGTTGGATAGGATCACGAGCTTATGGACCTCTTCATCTACTTGGTTATACAGTGCATTCAACATGTCTACAGCATCCCTgaataagaaaaacaagttattaGAAACAGATTTTTCATCTCTGTATGTATCCCTCATCCTGACAGCCCACTCCTCCAGCTGTACCTGTAGTTCTCATTCTCACAGGCCTCTTCCTTCCTGATGCGAGCGAGGACGGTGCCTCCCTCTAGACGCAGCCTATTCAGACGGGTGTCATCTAGTATACACTTCATGAGATGCTTCTGTTGCTCCATCATCTCAGACACCTCCTGAAATGAACATGGACAGCGGcattaaaataaagacaatacattttaaaagtgaaCTTAACGATTAAGTGCAGTCTTTCTTTTCAGCccgaaacaaaaaaaaaacctgggtGAGGACATTGACCCCGAAGCACAAGGATAATGGAAGTTAATTGTAAAACAAACTCCTCAACTTTTTACACCGGTTTATAGGAAAGAGGCCAACAGAGAGGCATTGTGTGTCAGTGGAGACACATAAATCAGAAGGCCAGACTGCCTGCCGGGGGGTGGGTCTGACCTTAGAGGTCTTCAGGTTGCCGCTGTTGCTCAGTGTGCTGATAGACTCCTGAAGGGAGGAGATGGCGGCGCTACAACTGCTGGCAAAAGGTTCGATTTTCTGTGAGAGacgaagaaaaaaaagacaaaggaagAGAAGGGAGACGATTAGTGTCAAAACATCACCAGTATACTgaagacaaacaaatattttccaaGAACATAGGAAAACAGCATGACCCAACAAAGAAGGTTGTATATTAAAGAGTCATTATATTTGCTAAAGGCCTTGCCATTCTCAATGTCTGCAGGAAAAAGTGTCTCAGATGTAAAGATTAGATTCAAGAAAGGTCACATTTCCATAACTAATCATGCTCTGAAATCAGAGGAGCCATTTCTTGTAACTACATGCAACTTTGGCAACACAGCAATTAgtataattttctttcttttattatgaATAAAGAGCACGAactcaaaataaaaatcattatcTATTTTGAAATGTACCACCACCCTTGTTCTTATGCAACTTCACAAATATGTTATAACGCTGGCCGCAGTCCAGCATCTCTGTCACACCCACCTGTCTGAAGTGGATCCAGTGGTTGTGGTCGTAATGGAAGGTGCCCTCCAGGTCTCGTGTGAGCTGGGTTTGGTCGATGTGCTTCAGCAGGGCCTTCAGAGATGACAGCATCTCAGTCTGTGGCAGGAAAAACAAcgaaaaaagtaaataaacacacataatcaGGCCTCAGTCAGAGTGTGCCTCCTGTCTCACTTCAAAGCTACGGTGACATTAACTACCCACAGGCCAATTCCTGCTCACCTCCAATCTCTGTCATCATCAAAGCCTGTAGCGATGGGTTTAAAGGGAAATGTATCAAATCTCAATCTAGTAACAAATGTGCTTATCGGACATGAATACATGACAATCCCTTATCAAACATACTCAAGCATTCAAAAGCATTGAATCATCACTTTGCATTTGAAATAGCGCATATCCACCTGATAATAAGAGTCTTAACTTACCTGTACATTGATGTCTCTCTCAGGCTTGGCTGCTGCCTCTTTGTCCACCAGAAAGAGAACTGAGTAAAGTGCATTTGGTACTAatgcctgaaaacacacacatccagtaATTTTTATCTTAagttaaaatgaagaaattacaacacatgcatactgtatatttgacaTGAACAGCTGAACAATGTGAAAACAGGTATTTAAAGTGACTTATAATGTATGTGTTGTGGTTTACAGAATTATCATCCTTACATCAGTAAGTAACTCATCATCATAACATGATGATATGGCTCTTGCAAGTCAGCTGCAGCCAACAAGCTCCCAGCATGTGGTTAAAAACAGACAAGTAAGCACAGGCTTCTCCACAAGAGTCCTGAGGCAAGCCTCACTCAGAAAAATGTCTTAGAAGTGCAGTCACTACAAATTTAAGGTGCACCTCtttaaaacaccaaacaaaGTCTGAGACTGAGAGGTAGAACAATAGGAAATGTGTAAGGAATACCACATAGTGTAATAACTTTAGAGAGAGACATAGCATTACagcacagagaacagagagtcAGCAAGGCCTTAAAAAACCCTTTGGGCGTGTCGGAAGGTAATTACATATTTTCCACTGTGGCTCACCTGCAATTCAGACAGAGATGACAACAGAGCTGGAACAGGCTGCTGCCTCCTGCTGTCTACTACAACAGTTAGACCTTGATCATGCCTTTCTTTCCTAAAACCAAAGTATTACAGTCAGTGTACTTTCTATGACAGACAGTTGGTTACATGTAATAGCATTTTTTGAAAGCAAAGAGACTGGTGCTGTCTGATTAATGAGGAAAACTCCAATTACATGTGAAAGacattgatataaaacataaaaccttAGTAAATACACATAATACACTATAAATGCAGAGTTAATGAATATTggcaaaatgtaaaatgtattaatacacTTTGAACAGACTGAAGTTCACCTTAGGGATAAGGGGGGGGTATGAAAATTACTGTTGGTTTTACgtaacacagaaaaataaacccTGAGTGTAACTTACCGCAGTGTAGAGTGGTAGTAGCCCAGTAAACAGGTGAGGTCATCCACCGTGCAACTCTCACCTGCCCACACCTGAGCTCTCGTGCACACCTGTAACACCGCCCTCCCACTGCGATCTCTGTTTCCTGGAAGAGAGAGGGCCAGCAGGGGGTCAACGCTTACCACTCTCACATACAGGTGTACTATCACTTTCTCCACCAAGAATGAGACTGTTAAACTTTACAGTGATATCATGTGAATGTTACCCTCTTAGTGGAATAAAGAACGACTGGGAGCATAGAccaagaagttttttttttaatgccgaTTCATTTTAGAACAAGGGGGCAAAAAACTATCACCTGATAAAGTAATACCCCGTTTTGCATTTTCCACAGACCAAACACAAGTAttaacaagaaataaaaagctaATGTTGTAAAAACTCGACAATCACAAGGAAGAACAAGATCTGACTTGAGGATAATGAGATTGTTTCGTCTTTTAAGGTCTGTTGCTATTTCTGTGTGGGAGCTGTGTGGgagaaaaagtattaaaaattaGAAATCTATttgaaaactcacaaatgaAAGCTCATTTCTATTTTCCATGTGAGCATTAAGCACAAGAATTGAGTGAAATAAGATTTTGTTACAATTGTCTGTAAtgcaacacacatacaagaCTACTGAATGACTTTGGCAGTTCTAATATGAGTAAGATACCTACAAGAAAAGCTCTGGGGTGAAAATGAAAGcagcaaatgaaaaatatgtccGAATCACTCATCGCTACCTGGCAAGATCACAGCACCCGATGTGAGCAGCTCTTGATTGACCTCTGACACCAGTTTGGGGAGGGATGAGTTGCTGTAATGGGAAGAGCTTGATGTTGAGGCCAGCCTGATGGCTGTCCCGTTGGCAGCTTTAGGACTGTGTGACTCTTCTCCCCCGTATCTGTGCCGCCTGCTCTCACTGCTGATATTGTCATCATGCTGTCCTGTAGAGATGATGATAAAGAGTGAGCACAAATCCGACTTAGTGGCTAAGTTACATTTACAGAGCAACTATTATACAAGAATAAAGCACAATCCATCAAAAATAGAAGCTTCCTTTCACCTCAGTACTTAACATCTGATCATAATACCTCATGGAACAAGTGTTAATTAGTGGTGCGCTGTAGTAGTGAGTTCACACTGGCTCATCATGTAGACCAGGTGTTTAGTCAGACTGAGTCATGGGTAACTCTGGCGTTATCAGACTCTCATATCTTTGCCTCCTCCACTTCTTCAGTACTCTAGCCCTCAAGGCTCTGTTTATAGGAATGCTGCGCCTGACATTCCCAAGTGGTACCACGGTTTACAGACTTGATCCAGTTCCTGAGGCAGTGAAACTGCATGCAAATTCTTTATACTGAGTGCAGTATCTCTGTATGCCCCACTGAATACTTGACTGGAAACTTCAGTGTGCCATGGCCCAGGTAGTATGGACAGCAAAATATGCAGCTCCAGGTAT includes:
- the zgc:158766 gene encoding pleckstrin homology domain-containing family G member 4B isoform X3, with translation MYGSVFTAEFLQNVTRDRNLHPLQNCLLTTGTAVYRTPWKNVVNPLFVSSTADAIMQARCSRGGFRGHLSTCSTSGSTGTLDSHRSSRESLHSQGADSIFSEPTSPNRNHRDPRSDSHKISTADTTTPIIKIERPTEECGVGQGGEGSGGRERGPASKMPSFSTDLSNPSPRRRLPRDSVAFESRRFFRKSYMEALQNPMSLGSSSESILEESPEHNAGLRESTVTPGSSPDTRTSSREQLARRFGSRGWLSGDDSRPSTPLLYLQRGLRSAERRAERRSKSLERTNKAGQVKGHRERSSSGGSASISPKKLMNGYSLRFGKLDVEAAFPGSERRSSKEEPGQHDDNISSESRRHRYGGEESHSPKAANGTAIRLASTSSSSHYSNSSLPKLVSEVNQELLTSGAVILPGNRDRSGRAVLQVCTRAQVWAGESCTVDDLTCLLGYYHSTLRKERHDQGLTVVVDSRRQQPVPALLSSLSELQALVPNALYSVLFLVDKEAAAKPERDINVQTEMLSSLKALLKHIDQTQLTRDLEGTFHYDHNHWIHFRQKIEPFASSCSAAISSLQESISTLSNSGNLKTSKEVSEMMEQQKHLMKCILDDTRLNRLRLEGGTVLARIRKEEACENENYRDAVDMLNALYNQVDEEVHKLVILSNKSQKQLESLLEVHKFEEQTQQIKLWFSVEGEKHLTPLESLTLSAAKIKEMRKSLDQFLEESVHQQRHGLQLVKESPESLPGSVFIDFKQHLGSTLSRVERRKTQLDILTNLYEFYDSANQWMEHCQDYFCQLSLDSSGVGLSPAVVQILQDYCSEASKFSMDNFSTLNDMVLSLESPQQLQQWNTVWHKCQQTKQQLEETLATAMAATSNSTDVDTAACLKTVESQIATPEQAGANGCVLLPEVPAFSSRVVTPLTFEDAKPHSAGPFSKSPSSSISSSSHFTFPPDSKLRQSPSMFDDTDSDCTIDSTVSCHSEPTYSGAARLRKQPMKKIMKKTMSYELTQRDSGHSDASHIHGYTGVYIKGLEVANNVSAEKKLQRPDVMSPALGRSRSMSTPSRIHNRHSEGDGKKRSSKVQHIMDEMISTEREYVRSLSYIIEHYFPEMERLDLPQDLRGKRSIIFGNVEKLWDFHSQYFLKDLESCAHSPLSISSCFLRHEDQFGMYALYSKNKPQSDALLSSHGNEFFKNKQMELGDKMDLASYLLKPIQRMSKYALLLKDLIKECSHSQEQELSDLRTAEEMVKFQLRHGNDLLAMDAIRGCDVNLKEQSQLRCQDEFIVWCGRRKYLRHVFLFEDLILFSKTKKIEGGYDIYIYKQSFKTAEIGMTENVGDSGLRFEIWFRRRKSQDTFILQASSVEVKAVWTAIIGKILWRQALRNRELRMQEMVSMGIGSKPFMDIKPSDAAISDRAIDYIMKGSESRTRASIAVSSFEHATSFKRPHSTISNSSTSSSSSQSSSSLLGSLNLHLYSSPSHPLTHPYPMASVPSFGQWPYDCIEEDELEQDTGSQPSMLTESSETSSQCTSSDSVTGLSTLTIPGHPAIVMDSYNNNEPSSFLCSSTPPSSMASPSIFQKDEDLEPQGTKFITASKTSHIAVGLSTVV
- the zgc:158766 gene encoding pleckstrin homology domain-containing family G member 4B isoform X1 — protein: MLSLGKMHSRAKSRSCDNYLSIKDAESLDNCIQSTLSALYRPFSATAATVLWQLFSVVERQYRGDGLRCLIDFLLPAKRILQIIQQETCVRFRGLLLYHEGWPLCIHEKVVLQLAPLHKVRLKQGDFYLQVVPLGRKTAKLVIKCLSASGQAIAEIPIAESMYGSVFTAEFLQNVTRDRNLHPLQNCLLTTGTAVYRTPWKNVVNPLFVSSTADAIMQARCSRGGFRGHLSTCSTSGSTGTLDSHRSSRESLHSQGADSIFSEPTSPNRNHRDPRSDSHKISTADTTTPIIKIERPTEECGVGQGGEGSGGRERGPASKMPSFSTDLSNPSPRRRLPRDSVAFESRRFFRKSYMEALQNPMSLGSSSESILEESPEHNAGLRESTVTPGSSPDTRTSSREQLARRFGSRGWLSGDDSRPSTPLLYLQRGLRSAERRAERRSKSLERTNKAGQVKGHRERSSSGGSASISPKKLMNGYSLRFGKLDVEAAFPGSERRSSKEEPGQHDDNISSESRRHRYGGEESHSPKAANGTAIRLASTSSSSHYSNSSLPKLVSEVNQELLTSGAVILPGNRDRSGRAVLQVCTRAQVWAGESCTVDDLTCLLGYYHSTLRKERHDQGLTVVVDSRRQQPVPALLSSLSELQALVPNALYSVLFLVDKEAAAKPERDINVQTEMLSSLKALLKHIDQTQLTRDLEGTFHYDHNHWIHFRQKIEPFASSCSAAISSLQESISTLSNSGNLKTSKEVSEMMEQQKHLMKCILDDTRLNRLRLEGGTVLARIRKEEACENENYRDAVDMLNALYNQVDEEVHKLVILSNKSQKQLESLLEVHKFEEQTQQIKLWFSVEGEKHLTPLESLTLSAAKIKEMRKSLDQFLEESVHQQRHGLQLVKESPESLPGSVFIDFKQHLGSTLSRVERRKTQLDILTNLYEFYDSANQWMEHCQDYFCQLSLDSSGVGLSPAVVQILQDYCSEASKFSMDNFSTLNDMVLSLESPQQLQQWNTVWHKCQQTKQQLEETLATAMAATSNSTDVDTAACLKTVESQIATPEQAGANGCVLLPEVPAFSSRVVTPLTFEDAKPHSAGPFSKSPSSSISSSSHFTFPPDSKLRQSPSMFDDTDSDCTIDSTVSCHSEPTYSGAARLRKQPMKKIMKKTMSYELTQRDSGHSDASHIHGYTGVYIKGLEVANNVSAEKKLQRPDVMSPALGRSRSMSTPSRIHNRHSEGDGKKRSSKVQHIMDEMISTEREYVRSLSYIIEHYFPEMERLDLPQDLRGKRSIIFGNVEKLWDFHSQYFLKDLESCAHSPLSISSCFLRHEDQFGMYALYSKNKPQSDALLSSHGNEFFKNKQMELGDKMDLASYLLKPIQRMSKYALLLKDLIKECSHSQEQELSDLRTAEEMVKFQLRHGNDLLAMDAIRGCDVNLKEQSQLRCQDEFIVWCGRRKYLRHVFLFEDLILFSKTKKIEGGYDIYIYKQSFKTAEIGMTENVGDSGLRFEIWFRRRKSQDTFILQASSVEVKAVWTAIIGKILWRQALRNRELRMQEMVSMGIGSKPFMDIKPSDAAISDRAIDYIMKGSESRTRASIAVSSFEHATSFKRPHSTISNSSTSSSSSQSSSSLLGSLNLHLYSSPSHPLTHPYPMASVPSFGQWPYDCIEEDELEQDTGSQPSMLTESSETSSQCTSSDSVTGLSTLTIPGHPAIVMDSYNNNEPSSFLCSSTPPSSMASPSIFQKDEDLEPQGTKFITASKTSHIAVGLSTVV